Proteins encoded in a region of the Candidatus Moanabacter tarae genome:
- the gltX2 gene encoding Glutamate--tRNA ligase 2 gives MIRVRFAPSPTGHFHIGNARTALFNWLYARHTGGVFVLRIEDTDRERNSPEALEKVLTSLRWLGLNWDEGPEVGGNAGPYFQSQREAIYKDFLEKLRDSGRAYNKEGAVYFRVSGEDQVIEDAIRGKVVRREEKDFVIFRSDGTPIYHFVVVVDDISMGITHVIRGEDHLSNTSKHTELFAALGAEIPVFAHIPLILKPHGPGKMSKRDWGFQVGDYESRLFLASAVRNYLCLLGWSPKDDREVLSIEEMIELFDFPGINKDGARFDEGKLSFINSVHLRDLPLETFVSISRPILVQSGTVEEGTDEDYLRIVLQLCQEKIRTFEELPTYVFPFFREDFSFQEKAEKKIMRKKGSLSRLRELLAVFEAMDEFGEEVLENRLNQLAESKGFYTGDYIHPTRLALSGTNAGPGIYALIRVLGRERTLARIRRYLDMRSQER, from the coding sequence ATGATTAGAGTTCGATTCGCGCCGAGTCCCACCGGGCATTTTCATATAGGAAATGCTCGCACTGCTCTTTTTAACTGGCTTTATGCACGCCACACCGGAGGGGTGTTTGTCCTGAGAATAGAGGACACAGACCGTGAGCGTAATTCCCCTGAGGCACTCGAAAAAGTGCTTACCAGTTTGCGATGGCTGGGCTTAAATTGGGATGAAGGCCCTGAGGTCGGAGGGAATGCAGGTCCTTACTTTCAGAGTCAGCGTGAAGCAATTTACAAGGATTTTCTGGAAAAATTGAGGGATAGTGGCAGGGCTTATAACAAGGAAGGAGCGGTTTACTTCAGAGTATCGGGAGAGGACCAAGTAATAGAGGACGCGATTCGGGGAAAGGTTGTACGACGGGAGGAAAAAGACTTTGTTATTTTTCGCTCCGACGGTACGCCGATCTATCACTTCGTGGTAGTTGTCGATGATATATCGATGGGAATTACGCACGTGATTCGTGGTGAGGATCATCTTTCGAATACGAGTAAGCATACCGAATTGTTTGCAGCGTTGGGAGCCGAAATTCCTGTCTTTGCTCACATCCCTCTCATTCTTAAACCCCACGGGCCCGGGAAGATGAGCAAGCGTGATTGGGGTTTCCAGGTTGGTGATTACGAAAGCCGGCTGTTTTTAGCCTCCGCGGTCCGAAATTATCTTTGTTTACTCGGGTGGTCTCCCAAAGACGACCGTGAGGTTCTTTCAATAGAAGAGATGATTGAACTTTTTGACTTCCCTGGTATCAACAAAGATGGGGCGCGATTTGATGAAGGAAAACTTTCCTTCATTAACTCGGTGCATTTACGAGATCTTCCCTTGGAGACTTTCGTTAGTATCTCTCGACCGATTCTCGTTCAGAGTGGGACTGTTGAGGAGGGAACTGACGAAGACTACCTAAGGATAGTCCTTCAGTTATGTCAGGAAAAAATACGGACATTCGAGGAACTTCCAACTTATGTTTTCCCCTTCTTTAGGGAGGATTTCTCATTTCAGGAAAAGGCAGAAAAGAAAATCATGAGGAAGAAAGGATCTCTTTCTCGTTTGCGCGAATTGCTGGCTGTTTTTGAGGCGATGGATGAATTTGGTGAGGAGGTTCTCGAGAACAGGCTGAACCAATTAGCTGAGAGCAAAGGATTCTACACAGGAGACTACATCCACCCGACTCGATTGGCCCTTTCTGGAACTAATGCCGGTCCCGGAATCTATGCCTTGATTCGAGTTTTGGGACGAGAAAGAACTTTAGCACGAATCCGGCGATATCTTGACATGCGCTCCCAGGAGAGATGA
- the rluD_1 gene encoding Ribosomal large subunit pseudouridine synthase D, which yields MDVGGFGPTPELIDLKDFRAWILEEDAEILAIDKPGWIVCHPSKRGPLSSLIGASRIYTGIENLHLISRLDRETSGVVLLAKSRPVARRFQMALQNRCVDKVYFVVLEGSLHEPIRVNQPIGRDPCSRVAIRQTVRRSRSTRRAVSLFEPLINRNGYCLAKVKLETGRKHQIRVHAFWMDHGVVGDKIYGPDETLYLEFIEKGWTVRLEKTLPLIRQAVHAARLRFNFPEGERVFQSPFPSDLRRFCCQTMGIDKDELEENLADKYKIDQ from the coding sequence ATGGATGTAGGGGGATTTGGACCAACGCCGGAGCTCATTGATCTCAAGGATTTTCGTGCGTGGATATTAGAGGAGGATGCTGAGATTCTCGCGATAGATAAGCCCGGATGGATCGTCTGCCATCCTTCCAAAAGGGGACCTCTTTCAAGTCTGATAGGGGCAAGCCGAATTTATACAGGGATCGAGAATCTTCACCTTATAAGTCGTCTGGATCGAGAAACTAGTGGTGTTGTACTTCTCGCCAAGAGTCGTCCTGTTGCTCGTCGTTTTCAGATGGCGCTTCAGAACCGATGTGTGGATAAGGTCTATTTCGTTGTATTGGAAGGAAGTCTACATGAGCCTATTAGGGTAAATCAGCCGATCGGCCGCGATCCTTGCAGTAGGGTGGCGATTAGGCAGACAGTTCGTCGTTCAAGATCGACACGAAGAGCGGTTAGTCTATTCGAGCCTTTGATCAATCGGAACGGTTACTGTCTAGCGAAGGTTAAGTTAGAGACAGGGCGCAAGCATCAGATTCGTGTTCACGCTTTCTGGATGGATCATGGGGTTGTTGGCGATAAGATCTATGGCCCAGATGAAACGCTTTATCTCGAATTTATCGAGAAGGGGTGGACAGTCAGGTTGGAGAAAACGCTTCCTCTGATAAGGCAGGCTGTTCATGCAGCCAGACTACGGTTCAATTTTCCCGAAGGTGAACGCGTATTCCAATCCCCCTTTCCTTCGGACTTGCGGAGGTTTTGTTGTCAGACTATGGGGATTGATAAGGATGAACTAGAGGAAAATTTAGCTGATAAGTATAAGATTGATCAATAG